The genomic segment ACTTTGGAAACTGCTGCATTCGTGCGCGAAAAGCGCACATATAATCAGCGATGTTTGCCGAACGGCAAACTCGGCGTTAAATTAAGGCACACCATCAATGTGCCTTAATTTAACAGTCCGTATTATTTATTAAATTTCATATTTAAGTATTGACGCGGTACCTCTTGCTCGGTTGTCGGCAAAAAGCCTTTCCCAAGAATATAAGTATCCATAAATACCAACGCCTGATTTTTTGCACGCACGCCGGTATTCGCATCCGTATAGTATGCGCTCTTCCATCGTGCATTAGGAGTAAACACTCCCAGCGCCTTTGACAAATCTGCAAGGCTTCCCTTCTCCGCTTCTCCGTCGATAATGCGGCGGGCATATTCGCCTAAACCTGCACTGACGGTAAAGCCGTAAGAGTATGCCCACGTACCGAACCGGCCTGCGCCGCCCTTGTCGATAACGGACTGCTCAACCTTCTTTAAGATAGCGGCAAAATCGCCCGCTTGTTCGGTAAGATCGATACCGAGCGCTCCCGGATATCCCATTAACGGAGACGGAAGATCGGCTTCTACAAAGATACCGCCGTACTGTAACAACTGCTTTAAGAGCGGCTCCGTATGGGCATCGTTCGTACAGAAGAATGCGGTTTCTTTGCCGTATTTTTCTACCCACTGCGGAACTTTTTCAAGGATAAACTGCTGCGCACCGGCAACACCGACATCACTGGTGGGGTCGGGAGCGGTTTCAAACACAAATTTTATCCCAAGGTCATTACAAGAAGCTTCCATAATCTGACGGCGGAGACCGAGTGTTTCATACGACATGTGCCGCGGGAAAGAAATATGGACAAATGTCTTTGCGCCGAGCTCTTTAGCAGCCCAAATAATAGTATATCCGCGGGATACGAAGTCATTGCTTATTGCCATATCGGCGGATGCTTGAATGACAAGCGGGTCTTCATGCGGTTCACCGGCAAACAGCAATATGTCGGGGCGTTTTTCCCGCACACGCTTAAACGCTTCTGCCGTTCCGGGAATACCCTGATTGACGATAATAGCTTTCATCAGCGGGTCATCCGCGAGTGCGGCTATTTGTGTAATAGTCGTTTCCTGCTGCGACATAAAGTCGTCAGGATACGTGATATGCTGGATCATCCCACCCGTCTTGGCGGAACCGTACATTTCTATCAGTTTTTCCGCCCCGCGGAGATCATCCTCCGATTGAGACACGGTTCCCGTTGCAATACCGATATGGTACGAAGCAGTCTTGCCGTTAGACGCCGAGTCTGTTTTCCCCGGTTGTGTTTCCGCTTTTTTGCTGCACCCTAATACGGACGCACTCAAAAGTACAGCGGCCAGTAAAACGAATACGGCATGCATTCTTTTTTTCATATTCAACCCCTTTTGATAGCAAACCTGTTCGGAAACTTCCGTTTCGGAACAGGCTACTTTGAAATGCGATGTTCTAAATCGTGCTATTTGTACGATTTAGAACTCGTCGACCTGTTCGACAACGAAGTTATTGAACAGGTCGAGTGTAAGGATATCATAGAGCGATATCGCTTACATTCGGCAGCGTTTAAAAGCTTCCTGCTTTAGAAAACTGCTGTTTTTTTGATACTAAGTTCTTATATAAAAAATGTCAAGTGTTTTATGTATAAATATGCAAGAATAAATACGGGAAATAGTATTTTTATGCATAAATCGTTAAGAGAATCGCTAAGAGCGTTTTGTGTTTACCTACTATCTTACTTCTTTCCAAAATAGAAAATACTCCAGCCGAAGAGTTAGGCCGCATCACCGCGATACTCCGTACGATAAATCCTCATGCGGAAATCCTCGACACCCCGTACTTCAACCAGCCCGCTGAATGGTGGCAAAAACTGCTGTGTACTCCGCTGAATACGCAGCGTGCAATAGCGCTCCCCAAAAAAGACCATACACCCGATTTGGAAAACATCAGTTTTACCGGTGTTGCAGTCGACACTGTCAATGACCTTCTGGAATTGCTGACCGCATTGCTCCGCGGATACTTCGGTACCGTCTACCGTGCAAAGGGTTTTACGCAGATAGGCGGACAATGGACAAAATTCGATATTGTCGATAGGCAGTACACCGTTGCCGTCTGCGATCCGATGCCCGAATCGAAAGCCGTAATCATCGGTCAAAAGCTCGATCGGGAACGGCTCCGCAAGGCGTTTACTGCAGCTGCACCTCTATCGTACCGACGGTACACAGCAGATCGATCAGCGGAATACGTACCGAAGCGCGGGAAGTTTTTTCAGTCTTCGTCGGTAACGTAACGGTTCCGACCGGAGTGATGCGCGCCGCCTGAATCTTGTACGGTACATCGACGGTTAGCACAAATTCGGCGCTGCGGA from the Treponema vincentii F0403 genome contains:
- a CDS encoding DUF3798 domain-containing protein; protein product: MKKRMHAVFVLLAAVLLSASVLGCSKKAETQPGKTDSASNGKTASYHIGIATGTVSQSEDDLRGAEKLIEMYGSAKTGGMIQHITYPDDFMSQQETTITQIAALADDPLMKAIIVNQGIPGTAEAFKRVREKRPDILLFAGEPHEDPLVIQASADMAISNDFVSRGYTIIWAAKELGAKTFVHISFPRHMSYETLGLRRQIMEASCNDLGIKFVFETAPDPTSDVGVAGAQQFILEKVPQWVEKYGKETAFFCTNDAHTEPLLKQLLQYGGIFVEADLPSPLMGYPGALGIDLTEQAGDFAAILKKVEQSVIDKGGAGRFGTWAYSYGFTVSAGLGEYARRIIDGEAEKGSLADLSKALGVFTPNARWKSAYYTDANTGVRAKNQALVFMDTYILGKGFLPTTEQEVPRQYLNMKFNK
- a CDS encoding GTP-binding protein; translation: MCLPTILLLSKIENTPAEELGRITAILRTINPHAEILDTPYFNQPAEWWQKLLCTPLNTQRAIALPKKDHTPDLENISFTGVAVDTVNDLLELLTALLRGYFGTVYRAKGFTQIGGQWTKFDIVDRQYTVAVCDPMPESKAVIIGQKLDRERLRKAFTAAAPLSYRRYTADRSAEYVPKRGKFFQSSSVT